The sequence TTGATCATAACCAGACAGTAACAGAACTTGAGAAGGCCGTTCAGGAAGTCAAGGCAGCAAAGGAGAAGGCAGCTCGTGATGCTGCTGCTGCGGAGGAACCAGTTGAAGTTGTCCTTGACGCTGTTACTTCTCTGCGAAATACGGTTATGAGAAACCACGTACCCACCTCTTATATTATTAAAAACTGGATCAATGAAGGTTAACTTATGAGTTTCGAAACCCTCACAGGGCTTAACAAGGCTGCTGTTCTGTTAATGTGTCTTGGTGAAGAAGCCTCTGCAAAAATTTTTGAAGAGCTGAGTGACGAGGAGATTGGTCTTGTAACAAGAACCATAGCGACCATCGATCATATCCCGGAAGACGTCAAAGATAAAGTGTTTGCAAGTTTCACGGAAGCTGAACGAATATTTGCTGGACTGTTCGTTAAAGGAAATGAGTTTGCCAAAAAAGCTATTTCAGGACTCGAAAGAGGGACTCGAACCGATATGCTCCTGGAACAGTTTATTTCCGGCACTGAAACACGCCCCCTCGAAACAATTTCTCGAATGCAGCCAACCATGGTTGCAGGTTTACTTGAAAAAGAGCATCCCCAAACTATTTCACTGGTTCTCTCAACACAACACGTCGTTCACGCCAGTGAAATACTTTCTCACCTACCAGAAGAAATGCGGGCTGACGTTGTGTATCGTATTGCAATGATAGGAAAAGTATCACCAGAAGTACTAACCAAAATAGAAGATGCTCTGCACCGTGAAATCGGCCAGGTGGGAACCAAACAGCAGAGTCAGGTTGGTGGTATAGATAAGGTTGTTGATATCTTAAA comes from Desulfocapsa sulfexigens DSM 10523 and encodes:
- the fliG gene encoding flagellar motor switch protein FliG produces the protein MSFETLTGLNKAAVLLMCLGEEASAKIFEELSDEEIGLVTRTIATIDHIPEDVKDKVFASFTEAERIFAGLFVKGNEFAKKAISGLERGTRTDMLLEQFISGTETRPLETISRMQPTMVAGLLEKEHPQTISLVLSTQHVVHASEILSHLPEEMRADVVYRIAMIGKVSPEVLTKIEDALHREIGQVGTKQQSQVGGIDKVVDILNNLKDSMDADILDDIEENDPDMVEEIRKRMFTFENLTALDGRSLQMILREVNNDSLTMALKTASDEMQEKVFANMSARAADMIRDDLEAMGPVRLSEVEAMQQSIVKIAMKLEEEGKLVLGSGGGDELV